The Planctomycetota bacterium genome includes a window with the following:
- the ispH gene encoding 4-hydroxy-3-methylbut-2-enyl diphosphate reductase, with the protein MLTILLAGPRGFCAGVNMAIETLETALRCYGKPVYVFHEIVHNKHVVERFTREGVVFVDAVEEVPEGAVLLFSAHGVAPAVRRLAEARRLTAIDATCPLVTKVHLEAVRYASAGYHIVLIGHEGHDEVIGTMGHALASITLVETEADVDRLPFTAADRLAYLTQTTLSVDDASRIIGRLKQRFPAIAGPPKDDICYATQNRQEAVRILAEGADIVLVVGSHNSSNSQRLAELALDVGRRAHLIDGPHEIDPAWFSGNETVVVTAGASAPENVVQECVAWLRDRFGATVEERTIREEQVYFPLPRELRSAAAARLPMA; encoded by the coding sequence ATGCTCACGATCCTTCTCGCCGGCCCCCGCGGCTTTTGCGCCGGGGTCAACATGGCGATCGAAACCCTGGAAACCGCACTCCGCTGCTACGGCAAGCCGGTCTACGTGTTTCACGAGATCGTCCACAACAAGCACGTCGTGGAACGGTTCACCCGCGAGGGCGTCGTGTTCGTCGACGCGGTCGAGGAGGTTCCGGAGGGGGCGGTGTTGCTGTTCTCGGCGCATGGCGTGGCGCCCGCGGTGAGGCGCTTGGCGGAGGCGCGGCGGCTGACCGCGATCGACGCCACCTGCCCGCTGGTGACGAAGGTCCACCTCGAGGCGGTCCGTTATGCGTCGGCCGGGTACCACATCGTGCTCATCGGCCACGAGGGGCACGACGAGGTGATCGGCACGATGGGTCACGCTCTGGCATCGATCACCTTGGTCGAGACCGAGGCCGACGTCGACCGTTTGCCGTTCACCGCTGCCGACCGGCTCGCCTACCTGACGCAGACGACGCTCTCCGTGGACGACGCTTCCCGGATCATCGGCCGCCTCAAGCAGCGCTTTCCGGCGATCGCCGGTCCGCCGAAGGACGACATCTGCTACGCCACGCAAAACCGCCAGGAGGCGGTCAGGATCCTCGCCGAGGGTGCCGACATCGTCCTCGTCGTCGGCAGCCACAACAGCTCCAACAGCCAGCGGTTGGCCGAACTGGCCCTCGATGTCGGGCGCCGCGCCCATCTCATCGACGGGCCCCACGAGATCGACCCGGCGTGGTTCTCCGGCAACGAGACCGTCGTCGTCACCGCCGGCGCCAGCGCCCCGGAGAACGTCGTGCAGGAATGCGTCGCCTGGCTCCGCGACCGCTTCGGCGCCACCGTCGAAGAGCGCACGATCCGCGAGGAACAGGTCTATTTCCCACTCCCGCGTGAATTGCGTTCGGCCGCCGCGGCCAGGCTGCCGATGGCCTGA
- the hpnC gene encoding squalene synthase HpnC, whose protein sequence is MLTPAQKPRGPARRIVSMRRCPVRIASKNGPAYPSRLPLIAMPRSCRTTPGAGRKVSRRLAGGHHPCQLRGRPIRPLPPTRRPTPVNPERFHPEFTPRPGRDSAAWDLAPLPRSLDRAAAEAYCRQVAGRHYENFSVVTALVPRRLRQDFATVYTFCRWSDDLADEAPDPSAGLEALARWREGLDDCFAGRPGHPVFVALAATARRGGLDARPFHDLLDAFAEDLAFDRDGVVVRYPDRRALVGYCRRSADPVGRIVLGLDGCHGEAEARHSDAICTGLQLVNFWQDLRRDRLAGRVYVPEEDLRDHGVTADDLAAPRASREVRALVASLVAWVHECFAAGAALEATAPPALRPAIGLFRAGGKALVTAIERAGHDTLAARPTVSSPTKAWLLARALLTAAWWRGRPVVTERGA, encoded by the coding sequence ATGTTGACCCCGGCGCAAAAGCCGCGGGGGCCGGCGAGAAGGATCGTGAGCATGCGGCGTTGTCCCGTTCGGATCGCATCGAAAAACGGTCCGGCGTATCCTAGCAGGCTGCCGCTGATCGCCATGCCACGGTCGTGCCGCACGACGCCCGGGGCCGGCCGAAAGGTTTCCCGGCGACTCGCCGGCGGTCACCATCCGTGCCAGTTACGAGGTCGGCCGATCCGCCCGCTCCCCCCGACCCGCCGACCGACGCCCGTGAACCCCGAGCGTTTCCATCCCGAGTTCACCCCCCGGCCCGGCCGCGACTCGGCCGCCTGGGATCTCGCGCCGCTGCCGAGGAGCCTCGATCGAGCTGCGGCCGAGGCGTACTGCCGGCAGGTCGCCGGCCGCCACTACGAGAACTTCAGCGTCGTCACGGCGCTGGTCCCGCGCCGCCTGCGGCAGGACTTCGCCACCGTCTACACGTTCTGCCGCTGGAGCGACGATCTCGCCGACGAGGCCCCCGACCCATCCGCCGGCCTCGAGGCCCTCGCGCGGTGGCGCGAAGGGCTCGACGACTGCTTCGCCGGTCGCCCCGGGCATCCGGTATTCGTGGCGCTGGCGGCGACCGCGCGACGCGGAGGCCTCGACGCCCGACCGTTTCACGATCTCCTCGACGCCTTCGCCGAGGACCTCGCGTTCGACCGCGACGGCGTCGTCGTCCGCTATCCCGACCGTCGCGCGTTGGTGGGCTACTGCCGCCGGTCGGCCGATCCGGTGGGGCGGATCGTCCTCGGTCTCGACGGCTGCCACGGCGAGGCGGAAGCACGCCACTCCGATGCGATCTGCACCGGATTGCAGCTGGTCAACTTCTGGCAGGACCTGCGCCGCGACCGCCTCGCCGGCAGGGTCTACGTGCCCGAGGAGGACCTCCGCGACCATGGTGTCACGGCCGACGACCTCGCCGCACCGCGGGCCTCGCGGGAGGTCCGCGCGCTGGTCGCGTCGCTCGTCGCCTGGGTGCACGAGTGCTTCGCCGCCGGCGCGGCGCTCGAAGCCACCGCGCCGCCCGCCCTGCGCCCGGCGATCGGCTTGTTCCGTGCCGGCGGGAAGGCGCTGGTGACCGCGATCGAACGTGCCGGGCACGACACGCTTGCGGCGCGGCCGACGGTGTCGTCGCCGACCAAAGCCTGGCTCCTGGCGCGGGCACTGCTTACGGCGGCGTGGTGGCGGGGCCGCCCGGTCGTCACGGAGCGGGGAGCGTGA
- a CDS encoding squalene/phytoene synthase family protein: protein MLRRRRGARSHRAARPAPGDRLVPCRREGAGDRDRTCRARHACGAADGVVADQSLAPGAGTAYGGVVAGPPGRHGAGSVTVDTLAADHRHCAEVLSRSGSSFTLPIRLLPAAKRRGTTALYAFCRRADDIVDDAADRHAAGVALDAFGADVDEALAGRVSSDPMLRALADTVRRFSIPRRHLAEILAGVRMDLDHAGYETFDELRTYCARVAGAVGLAAIHVWGFHSPRALEVAHDCGLAFQLTNILRDIPEDRARGRLYLPASDLAAAGCAVEELTAAAPSSGLVRLAELECRRARDLFLRAAELDGLLSADGRRVFRAMFGVYGCLFRAVERAGAAIFRQRVRTGKARVMAAALLTVGIGPRAILARSMPLQERHRHG from the coding sequence GTGCTTCGCCGCCGGCGCGGCGCTCGAAGCCACCGCGCCGCCCGCCCTGCGCCCGGCGATCGGCTTGTTCCGTGCCGGCGGGAAGGCGCTGGTGACCGCGATCGAACGTGCCGGGCACGACACGCTTGCGGCGCGGCCGACGGTGTCGTCGCCGACCAAAGCCTGGCTCCTGGCGCGGGCACTGCTTACGGCGGCGTGGTGGCGGGGCCGCCCGGTCGTCACGGAGCGGGGAGCGTGACCGTGGACACCCTCGCCGCCGACCATCGCCACTGCGCCGAGGTGTTGTCGCGTTCCGGTTCGAGCTTCACGCTGCCGATCCGGCTCCTGCCGGCCGCCAAGCGGCGCGGCACGACGGCGCTGTACGCCTTCTGCCGACGGGCCGATGACATCGTCGACGACGCCGCCGACCGGCACGCCGCCGGGGTGGCGCTCGACGCCTTCGGCGCCGACGTCGACGAGGCGCTGGCCGGCCGGGTGTCGTCCGATCCGATGCTCCGCGCCCTGGCCGACACGGTGCGCCGCTTCTCGATCCCCCGCCGTCACCTCGCGGAGATCCTCGCCGGCGTCCGCATGGACCTCGATCACGCCGGCTACGAGACCTTCGACGAGTTGCGCACCTACTGCGCCCGGGTGGCGGGGGCCGTCGGGCTGGCGGCGATCCACGTCTGGGGCTTCCACTCGCCCCGTGCCCTCGAGGTGGCCCACGATTGCGGCCTCGCCTTCCAGCTCACCAACATCCTCCGCGACATCCCCGAGGACCGGGCCCGTGGCCGCCTCTACCTTCCGGCGAGCGACCTGGCCGCAGCCGGGTGCGCGGTGGAGGAGTTGACCGCCGCTGCTCCCTCGTCGGGGCTGGTGCGGCTGGCGGAGCTCGAGTGCCGCCGCGCCCGCGACTTGTTCCTCCGCGCTGCCGAGCTCGACGGCCTGCTGTCGGCCGACGGGCGCCGGGTGTTCAGGGCGATGTTCGGGGTCTACGGCTGCCTGTTCCGCGCGGTCGAACGCGCCGGCGCGGCGATCTTCCGCCAGCGTGTCCGGACCGGCAAAGCACGGGTGATGGCGGCGGCGCTGCTCACCGTGGGGATCGGTCCCCGGGCGATTCTGGCCCGTTCAATGCCACTGCAGGAGCGACACCGTCATGGGTGA
- a CDS encoding HAMP domain-containing histidine kinase — protein MRWRPIDGFRALPLRIQLTVVNTAAVLAGLLLVLAAARSGVRVALFNEAGDVLLGEVRATALALNEAYPDTAQVVAELRRTATGHVDRGWFVHLVRGDRDTVWKSPTCPDYIVSRPVDESRAEAVVSGGGYVWARRRITDPAATPFYVRIGMPRSKIDERVSAVTSLLVPIGLVVALCTPLAGYWLALRATRPLAHILEVADSLSPTTLGDRLHLQGSGDELDRLAAKINRLLDDVAHHVDRQEQFVADAAHEIRGPLTAIQSTLEVAATKERTENEYRRTIEDVLTESRHLSKLANNLLLLTEATSASPTPSPAAIDIVPVVQATVGMFAVVAEDRSIELVADVAGPCAVRVEPGDIRQVVANLVDNAIRFTAPGGAVRVVLRVGSSGLTCGLAITDNGIGVDARHLPFIFDRFYQVDPARDRSDVRRGGGLGLAICRSIVNRYGGSITMSSRPGIGTSVVVSLPIVKAARQSGHHDLTDRMEVAAAGTP, from the coding sequence ATGCGCTGGCGGCCGATTGACGGATTCCGCGCTCTGCCGCTGCGGATCCAGCTGACCGTCGTCAACACGGCTGCAGTCCTCGCCGGCCTGTTGCTCGTGCTCGCCGCCGCGCGGAGCGGCGTGCGGGTGGCGCTGTTCAACGAAGCGGGTGACGTTCTCCTCGGTGAGGTTCGGGCGACGGCCCTGGCGCTCAACGAAGCCTACCCCGATACCGCTCAGGTCGTCGCCGAGTTGCGGCGCACGGCCACGGGGCACGTCGACCGCGGGTGGTTCGTCCACCTCGTGCGCGGTGACCGGGACACGGTCTGGAAGAGCCCGACCTGCCCCGACTACATCGTCTCACGCCCCGTCGACGAGAGCCGCGCCGAGGCGGTGGTGTCGGGCGGAGGGTACGTCTGGGCGCGCCGCCGCATCACGGACCCCGCGGCGACGCCGTTCTACGTGCGGATCGGGATGCCCCGGTCCAAGATCGACGAGCGGGTGTCGGCGGTGACCTCACTGCTGGTCCCGATCGGCCTTGTGGTCGCGTTGTGCACACCGCTGGCCGGCTACTGGCTCGCGCTGCGCGCCACGCGTCCGCTCGCCCACATCCTCGAGGTGGCCGACTCGCTCTCGCCGACGACGCTCGGCGATCGGCTTCACTTGCAGGGCTCGGGAGACGAGCTCGACAGACTGGCGGCGAAGATCAATCGCCTCCTCGACGACGTCGCCCACCATGTCGACCGCCAGGAGCAATTCGTCGCCGACGCGGCCCACGAGATTCGGGGACCACTGACCGCGATCCAGAGCACGCTCGAGGTCGCCGCCACCAAGGAGCGGACGGAGAACGAGTACCGACGGACGATCGAGGACGTGCTGACGGAGTCACGGCATCTCTCCAAACTCGCCAACAACCTCCTGCTGCTCACCGAGGCGACCTCCGCCTCGCCGACGCCGTCACCAGCCGCGATCGACATCGTACCGGTCGTGCAGGCGACCGTCGGGATGTTCGCCGTCGTCGCCGAGGACCGGAGCATCGAACTGGTCGCCGATGTCGCCGGCCCGTGCGCCGTCCGCGTCGAACCCGGTGACATCCGCCAGGTGGTCGCCAACCTCGTCGACAACGCGATTCGCTTCACCGCACCGGGCGGGGCGGTCCGCGTGGTGTTGCGTGTCGGATCGAGTGGTCTGACCTGCGGGCTCGCGATCACCGACAACGGGATCGGCGTCGACGCCCGGCATCTGCCGTTCATTTTCGATCGCTTCTACCAGGTCGACCCGGCACGCGACCGGAGCGACGTCCGACGCGGCGGGGGCCTCGGTCTGGCGATCTGCCGCTCGATCGTGAATCGGTACGGCGGCTCGATCACGATGTCGAGCCGACCGGGTATCGGCACCTCGGTGGTGGTGTCACTGCCGATCGTGAAGGCGGCACGGCAGTCCGGGCACCATGATCTGACCGACCGGATGGAGGTCGCCGCGGCCGGCACGCCGTGA
- a CDS encoding response regulator transcription factor — MQIAIIEDDAVVARAIRTAAEEAGHSCTCFEDGERATQSAALLGSDVVVLDIMLPKRQGLDLLREARAGGVRTPVIVLTALGTVPDKLAGFEAGADDYLVKPFAMDELLARVEAVHRRASHRPAMELCVGTLQLSLANKRVVIDDRTIDLTPTEFSMLELLMRYHGQVVTRKMLCEHVWGFDWDGPTNVIEVHINRLRGKIDRGRGESFVRTIRGRGYALAAD, encoded by the coding sequence ATGCAGATCGCGATCATCGAAGACGACGCGGTCGTCGCCCGCGCGATCCGCACCGCCGCCGAGGAAGCCGGGCACTCCTGCACCTGTTTCGAGGACGGCGAGCGGGCCACGCAGAGCGCGGCGCTCTTGGGCAGCGACGTCGTCGTGCTCGACATCATGCTCCCCAAACGCCAGGGCCTCGACCTGCTCCGCGAGGCCCGCGCCGGCGGCGTGCGGACGCCGGTGATCGTGCTCACCGCACTGGGAACGGTCCCCGACAAACTCGCGGGATTCGAGGCCGGTGCCGACGACTACCTCGTCAAACCGTTCGCGATGGACGAACTGCTCGCCCGGGTCGAGGCGGTCCACCGCAGGGCGAGCCACCGTCCGGCGATGGAGCTCTGTGTCGGGACTCTCCAGCTCAGCCTCGCCAACAAGCGCGTCGTGATCGACGACCGGACGATCGACCTCACACCGACCGAGTTCAGCATGCTCGAACTGCTGATGCGGTACCACGGTCAGGTCGTGACCCGGAAGATGCTGTGCGAGCACGTCTGGGGATTCGATTGGGACGGCCCGACGAACGTCATCGAGGTCCACATCAACCGCCTCCGCGGGAAGATCGATCGCGGCCGTGGGGAATCGTTCGTGCGCACGATCCGGGGGCGCGGCTATGCGCTGGCGGCCGATTGA
- the guaA gene encoding glutamine-hydrolyzing GMP synthase: protein MPRPAPPPASAAPHAARAERVLVLDFGSQYAQLIARRIREQEVYCEIVRHDITAARLRELAPRGIVLSGGPASVYEAGAPRCDPAVFALGIPVLGICYGMQLACDVLGGRVSRAAAREYGRTECTLVADDPLFAGFPPHAEVWMSHGDQVEQIAADFVPLARTPTCGLAAVRHARLPVYGLQFHPEVTHTPAGATVLRNFVRTICGCGGHWRIGDFATATIARLREQIGDERVICGLSGGVDSAVVAALLSRAIGDRLSCILVDNGLLRANEAAAVIDEFTTHFHTDLHVVHAEETFLTALAGITEPQEKRRRIGRAFIECFNAEAARIEGARFLAQGTLYPDVIESGAVADGPAATIKLHHNVGGLPADLRFELVEPLRDLFKDEVRRLGIELGLPERLVWRHPFPGPGLAVRCIGPVTTSRLETLRAADTIVLEELDRAGLTRRVGQAFAVLLPVQSVGVMGDSRTYDDVLAVRAVDTEDFMTADWSHLPYEVLGRISTRVINEVRGVNRVVYDISSKPPATIEWE from the coding sequence ATGCCCCGCCCCGCTCCCCCGCCGGCGTCCGCCGCTCCCCACGCGGCCCGCGCCGAACGGGTGCTGGTCCTCGATTTCGGTTCCCAGTACGCCCAGCTGATCGCCCGTCGGATCCGCGAACAGGAGGTGTACTGCGAGATCGTCCGCCACGACATCACCGCCGCGCGGCTCCGAGAATTGGCGCCGCGCGGGATCGTCCTCTCGGGTGGCCCGGCGAGCGTCTACGAAGCGGGAGCACCGCGCTGCGACCCGGCCGTGTTCGCGCTCGGAATCCCGGTCCTGGGAATCTGCTACGGGATGCAGTTGGCCTGTGACGTCCTCGGCGGCAGGGTGAGCCGCGCCGCGGCACGGGAGTACGGGCGCACCGAGTGCACGCTCGTCGCCGACGATCCGTTGTTCGCGGGGTTTCCGCCGCACGCCGAAGTCTGGATGAGCCACGGCGACCAGGTGGAGCAGATCGCGGCCGACTTCGTGCCCCTCGCGCGGACCCCGACCTGTGGCTTGGCCGCCGTGCGGCACGCGCGGCTGCCGGTCTACGGCCTCCAGTTCCATCCCGAGGTCACCCACACCCCGGCCGGCGCCACGGTCCTGCGAAACTTCGTCCGCACGATCTGTGGCTGTGGTGGGCACTGGCGGATCGGCGATTTCGCCACGGCGACGATCGCGCGGCTTCGCGAGCAGATCGGGGACGAGCGGGTGATCTGCGGTCTCTCGGGGGGGGTCGATTCGGCAGTCGTCGCGGCGCTTCTCTCGCGGGCCATCGGTGACAGGCTGTCATGCATCCTCGTCGACAACGGCCTGCTTCGTGCCAACGAGGCAGCCGCCGTGATCGACGAGTTCACCACCCATTTCCACACCGATCTCCACGTCGTCCACGCCGAAGAGACGTTCCTCACGGCGCTCGCCGGCATCACTGAACCGCAGGAGAAGCGGCGCCGCATCGGTCGGGCGTTCATCGAGTGTTTCAATGCCGAGGCGGCACGGATCGAGGGCGCCCGGTTCCTCGCCCAGGGAACGCTGTACCCCGACGTGATCGAGAGCGGAGCCGTCGCCGACGGACCTGCGGCGACGATCAAGCTCCACCACAACGTCGGAGGGCTGCCCGCCGACCTCAGGTTCGAGCTCGTCGAGCCGCTCCGCGACCTGTTCAAGGACGAGGTCCGGCGCCTGGGGATCGAGCTCGGCCTGCCGGAGCGGCTCGTGTGGCGGCATCCGTTCCCCGGGCCAGGGCTGGCCGTCCGTTGCATCGGCCCCGTCACCACGAGCCGACTGGAGACGCTCCGGGCCGCCGACACGATCGTCCTCGAGGAGCTCGACAGGGCGGGGCTCACCCGCCGGGTGGGGCAGGCATTCGCCGTCCTCCTTCCGGTGCAGAGTGTCGGCGTGATGGGCGACTCACGGACGTACGACGACGTCCTCGCCGTCCGGGCGGTCGACACCGAAGACTTCATGACCGCCGATTGGAGCCATCTCCCCTACGAAGTGCTGGGCCGGATCTCGACACGCGTCATCAACGAGGTGCGCGGCGTCAACCGCGTGGTCTACGACATTTCCAGCAAGCCACCGGCAACGATAGAATGGGAGTGA
- the surE gene encoding 5'/3'-nucleotidase SurE: MLILLTNDDGIFAPGLAALERALPRLGDVRVAAPSTEQSGVGHAITFLTPLTAKEVFDGSRSRGWAVDGSPADAVKLAIGQFLPRRPDLVVSGINGGLNAGINVLYSGTVAAAIEGAFFGVTSIAVSLEYDEQADFDRAAEIAIDVIRALLARKPAAGSLFNLNIPTRALTGTPALRVVPMGTSRYGEAFERRLDPRGRPYYWATNDPPPPPSPGESDVTALAAGMVTLTPLDYDLTHRASIGPLASGAWPIDPPTASRPGA, from the coding sequence ATGCTCATCCTTCTCACCAACGACGACGGGATCTTCGCCCCCGGGTTGGCGGCGCTCGAACGGGCGCTGCCCCGCCTCGGGGATGTCCGCGTCGCGGCGCCATCGACCGAGCAGAGTGGCGTCGGGCACGCGATCACCTTCCTCACGCCGCTGACGGCCAAGGAGGTGTTCGACGGGAGCCGCAGCCGGGGCTGGGCGGTGGACGGAAGTCCGGCGGACGCCGTGAAACTCGCGATCGGACAGTTCCTCCCCCGGCGGCCCGATCTCGTCGTCAGCGGCATCAACGGCGGGCTCAACGCCGGCATCAACGTCCTCTATTCGGGGACCGTGGCGGCCGCCATCGAAGGGGCGTTTTTCGGCGTCACCAGCATCGCCGTGTCGCTGGAATATGACGAGCAAGCCGATTTCGACCGGGCCGCCGAGATTGCGATCGACGTGATCCGCGCACTGCTCGCCCGGAAGCCGGCGGCGGGGAGCCTGTTCAACCTCAACATCCCGACGCGGGCACTGACCGGCACGCCGGCGCTGCGGGTGGTGCCGATGGGGACGTCGCGCTACGGCGAAGCCTTCGAGCGCCGTCTCGATCCCCGTGGGCGCCCCTACTACTGGGCGACCAACGACCCGCCCCCCCCGCCGTCGCCGGGGGAGTCGGACGTCACCGCGCTGGCAGCCGGCATGGTGACGCTCACACCCCTCGACTACGACCTCACCCACCGCGCTTCGATCGGCCCTTTGGCCTCCGGCGCGTGGCCGATCGACCCGCCGACGGCGTCACGCCCCGGGGCGTGA